The following nucleotide sequence is from Psychroflexus torquis ATCC 700755.
TTAAAAGGGGCCAATAAAACCAAATTAGACCTATAATGACGCAATAAATCGTTTCTTTTTCGCCTGCTTTTCATCAAAAATAATTACCGTAGCTAAGGCTATGCTAGTTATTTTTTATTTCAATCAATCAAAGAATAATTCAATTTATTCATACGGCATTATAAATATAATTTGGTATAAAACCAATGCCATTCTGACTCAAATTAACATTGCAGACTTGGATTTTAATCCTAATCTGGAGTTTGGGTAAAGAAAAAGAACAGAACTAGAACTGGATTTACTTGAGGCTATAGAAAAAATTAAAAAAGCAGACCATAGTGTTTGGGTGTTTCCGATGTGGTGGTATGGATATCCCGCATTGATGAAAGGATTTATCGACCGTACATTTTTACCAGAAATCACCTTTCAACCTATCCAAGGAAAAGCACTGCCAAAAAAATTATTGAAAGGAAAAACAGCAAGATTCATTATAACAGCTGACACCCCTAAATGGTATAATTTCCTATTTATGAAAAGCCCTGCTATCAATCAATTCAAAAAAGGGACTCTAGAGTTTTGTGGGAGTATACCAAATTAGACCTATAATAACGCAATAAATCGTTTCTTTTTCGCCTGCTTTTCATCAAAAATAATTACCGTAGCTAAGGCTATGCTAGTTATTTTTTATTTCAATCAATCAAAAAACCTGTGCTGAGCTACGCCGTAGTATAATTCAATTTATTCATACGGCATTATAAATATAATTTGGTATTAGTCCTGTTAAAGTGACCTATATTTCAACGGTTAAAAATTCAAAAACTGACTACAGGGAAAAGTGGTTAAAGAAAATAGCCTTTTTAGGTGAAAAATTAAAATAGATGTTATTGGTAAATAATCAAAATACAAAGTGTGGTATTTTTTAAAATTTATAGTTTGGTGTAATTTTATCAGATCTTTAAATTCAAGATTTAAAGATCTGATAAAATACAAAATGATAAGAAAGGCTTAAAAATTTGACTTTTTTTTAAATCAAAATGAGTTACATTTATGACTTAAATCCCCCTATTTTTAATACCCTTCATTTCAAATTCAAGCATGACATTTGAGAAAAATAAATTCTTCAAAAGAATAAAGTGGAAAAAATAAAACTAGATACCACCATTTATGGTTTTGATAATGACTACAAGCATAACAAAGACATTAGAGCAAGTTTCAATATACTGACAGAGATTACATTTGGTTTCAGTATGGAAGAATGGTATTTAAATGGATATTGGAGTGATAAATATATTCCTTATTCATTGTTGCATGAAGATAAGATTATATCTAATGTGTCCGTTAACATAATTGAGTTTATTATTGAAGAAGAGAAGAAGATAGGTGTTCAAATTGGAACTGTAATGACTAAAAAAGAATACCAAAATCGAGGACTTAATAGATTTCTTTTGGAAAAAGTAGTAGATGAATGGAAAGAAAAGTCAGACTTTATATATCTTTTTGCAAATGAAAGTGTTCTTGAATTTTATCCTAAATTTAATTTTGAGATAGTAAATGAATATCAATATTCAATATCAGTTAACGATAATGGAAGTAGTTCATCAATAAAAAGGCTTAATATAGAAGATGCCATAGAGAAAGAGTTTCTAGAAGAAACTTTAAAAATGTCAGTCCCGATTTCAAAGGTATCTATGCATGACAATGCCTCTTTAATAATGTTTTATTGTTTATCTATTAAGAAAAACAGCATTTACTATATTGATGAACTTAAAGCAATCGTTATTGCTAACTTTGAAGGTGATACGCTTTATCTAAATGATGCATTTTGTGTAGAATATTTGAATTTAGGTGATGTCATTCAAGCCATGTCTGGTAAAGATGTAAAAAAAGTAGTTTTAGGATTTACTCCTTTAAACGAAACGAGTTATGATAGAAGTTTATTAAAAGCAGATGATACACTGTTTATGTTAAAGGACAAGGTTGGTTATTTCAAAGACAAACATTCGATGTTTCCGGTTTTATCCCATGCTTGAATAAAAACTATTAGTTTAATGAAAAGAGAAGAAATAGCATCTTCCAACATTTTATATAAGTAATACTAGCTACGAAGTTGATGCGTTTTCATCATAAAGTCTCCTCAATTCCCAGATAACAAAGCCGTGTTGGAATAGCCTATTTTAAGCCGCTGTCAAAAGCTATTATGCCTACTGAATTTTTTATTATTCAAAAATATAAGACTCAAAAACCAACAATGGCATTTAATGGGCAGAAATCAGACTGTTGAAAAAAAAGATTTGCCATCACCGTGTAAATTAATTATCAGTTTTAATTTACTTACTAATCCCAAAGCGTCAGGACTTTTGGACTATCTTAGTTTGTGTTTTATGTATTAACTTTAGTGCTTAACCACAGTAACTAATCTTGTACGACAGCCTCAAGTGGACATCACGCCAACTTTAAACAGTATGATAAAAATTAAAACAGCACTAGTTTTACTGATATTTGGAGTAAACCTTCAAGTTTGTATCTCTCAAGATATTAATTTTTCAACACTTGATAATTATTTTATTGAGAATGTTGATAACGGAAAAATAGCGGGTGCAATCACCTTAATTGCAAAGAGTGACGAAATTCTACATTTAAAATCTTACGGATACAGTGATATTGAAAACGCTGTTTCAATAAACACTGAAACACTAATTCCGATTGCCTCCATGACAAAGATTATGACTACAATCGCTATCCTACAACTTTATGAGAAAGGTGAGTTTTTGTTGGATGATCCAATTGAGAACTATATTCCGGAATTCAAGAAAGTAAGAGTCCTGACCAAGCCTGACTCTTCCTCTTCCGAAGCGTTGACCATAAAACCGACAATTCGGGACTTCTTACGTCATACTTCTGGGATAGTTTATAGTGATGGAGAGAGCTACACCGACAAACTATATCTAAAGGCTGGTTTTAGACAATGGAATAAACCTCTTGAAGACTTTATATCCGCAATAACCGAAATTCCTCTTGCGTTCCAACCAAATAAAAAATGGAATTATGGGTACTCCCATGATGTTTTGGGCTTTTTAGTTGAAAAAGTGACTGGAACACCTTTGAACCAGTATTTCAAAAGCACTATTTTCAACCCCTTAAACATGAAAAACACAGATTTTTATGTCCCCAAAAACAAATCGAATAAGCTTTCAAACTTATACAGATACGAAAAAGGTAAATTAATTGTTGAAGACCATCGAGATTCTTCAATTTATAATACACTTCCAAGCGCAATATCGGGAGGTGGCGGATGGTGGAGTCCTTATGGAGGGGTGGTTACATCAATCGATGATTTTTATATCTTGGCAAAGATGTTACTTAACTTCGGGAGTTATAATAACACTGCGATTCTTAAGCCCGAAACGGTAAGATTAATGATTGCAAATCAAATTGGAGGTTTGGACGCTTATGGAAATAAATACGGATTGGGGGTTGGTGTTGAAATAACGGACAACGGCGATACAAAAGAGATATTTTGGGCGGGTGGTCCATATAATTCTTACTTTTGGATTGATTATGAAAAAGAAATAATTGGAATCATGTATACAAACACAGCTCCACTCGGACATTTAGGAATGATGAATACCTATAAAGAATTAGCAGAAGATGCATTAAATAACTAAACAGCGGCGACTAACATGGTGTATTAGAAATGATAGGAAAAGTCTTATAGCCCATTCAAATTGAGGAGCAACTTGAATGGGCGAATGCTACGAAATTTATCACTACTCTTTCAGCTTAGCCTTACCTGCAAGCTGAAAAATCTAGCCTAATACTTAATACTATGAAATGAAAATTAAGGCATATATAAAGCAGGCTTATCCGTTTTATTATGAAGACTATAAAAAAGTTTTTATACTTCTTTTTGGTGTGGCCATTATAAGCTTTCTGTTTAGCTATTTGTTTGAGCCATTTGATGTTAACCAGGCTGAGCAGAAAATAAGCAGTTTATGGATTGTAATAGTGCATGCGTTTATGCCGATACCCATTGCTATAGCTTATCTCATTATACTAAATAAAACAGTAAAGGATACAAGTCAGTGGACGATAGGCAAGGAATTTTTACAGCTAGCACTTCTGCTCTTTTTAATTGGTCTTTCCAGTTTTTTCCTTCGGGATTTTATTTATACGAATCCCGATAACTGGTCATTTCGGTATTTGTGGGAGGAAATTCGGAACACTTTTTTGGTAGGCAGCTTAATTTTAATGATCATTTTACCTCTAAACCTTGAACGATTATTGAATAGTAACTTTAACTTTTTAAAACAAATAGGGACTCCATCATCAATTATAATGAGCAGCAACTCTGTACACATAGTTACACCCATCCCTGGAGAGCAATTTGAAATAAACATGGAGACATTTCTTTTTGCAAAAGTAGAGAGTAACTATATCGAAATTGTTTACAGCAGTGTGACCGGATTTGGAAAATTGTTAAAGCGAATGACTTTAAAAGAATTTGAAGAACAGTTAAACCCCTTTCCTTATGTGTTTAAAGTGCATCGCTCTTACCTTGTAAATCTTCAGACTATTAAATCTATTTCAGGCAATGCTCAAGGTTATGTGCTTCGCTTAAAAAACTTTTCTGAAGCTACTATTCCAGTATCCCGATCTAAGATTCAAGAATTTAATCGTGTTTTTACTAATTGCAATAAAAAGTAGGTTTGTATTTCGTCACTTTGGGTTGTCATTTGTCACTTAGCCTAAGCCATCATTGACATTGTTTTTATATTTGCCATCAAAAAAACAAGATCAATGGATACTACAACAAGAAGATACGATTTAGATTGGTTACGTGTTATTGCCATTTTAGCTGTTTATTTCCATCACCTAGGTATGCCTTTTAATGGCGACGATTTTCACATTATGAATTCAGAATCTAGTAAGTTATTGGACGACATTATGGTCTATTTTGAACAATTTAGACTGCCGTTACTCTTTTTAATATCTGGCACTGGAACCGTCCTTGCTTTTTCTAAAAGGACTTGGAAGCAATTTTCTAAAGAGCGCACAGGCAGACTTTTAATTCCACTCATTTTTGGTATACTATTTATTGTGCCACCACAAACTTATTTTCAATACATCAATGAATATAGCTCTTACTGGCAGCTATACAAGAGCGGAAGATTTGAAACAAACCACCTTTGGTTTATAGAAAATCTTTTTATTATTTCTTTACTTGTGATTCCACTAATTATTTTTCTTAAATCTCAAAAGTCTCAAGGTTTTAAGACTTGGTTTGAAAGAATATCTTCTCATAAAATGGGTCTATTGTTAGGGGGATTACCCTTAATAATTTTAACAATAATCCTTAAAAGGTATTACCCGACTGACTCATCTTCTCTAACCAATCTTTCGGAAACCTTCTTTTATACCTACTTCTTTATTACAGGAATTTTATTTGCGAGCTCACAACTGTTCTGGGAAAACCTAAAAAAATACAGACGCTTTCACCTTATTGTTTTTACAATTAGTACTGTATTGTTTTACGGTTATTATTTCGTGCCCAATGGTTCTATTGAACCCTATTTAAGCACTTCCGTTCGTTGGGATATTTGGTATGGCTTATGTTGTTTGTTGGGATGGTGCTTTGTTTTGACCTTGTTGGGATATGTACAAGTTTATCTCAACAAACCTAGTCTTTGGCTCAAAAGGATGAACGAGGCAATTTACCCATTTTATATATTACATCAGACAGTACTAGTAATTTTTGGATACTATATTATTCAGCTGAATGTAAATATCCCTCTTAAAATGATACTGCTTTTTATAAGCTCATTTTTGGTCATTGTACTCTTATATCGTTTATTCATTTATCCTTTTAAAGTTACTCGAGTGCTCTTTGGAATGAAAAAGAAGAATGAAAAACGCAAAAACATCACAGCTATTAGAACAAAGAAATTAGTCTAATTAAAAAACTCATTGTCAATGGTTTGTACTAATGCAAATCACAATTAAAAAAGCCAGCAGGTAACACCGTATAAAATTAATTGCTGGTTTTTGTTAATTTACGAATCCCGAAGCGTAGGGACTCACAGATTTTCTTGGTTAGTTTTTATTTACTAAATTATTCGCTTAAAACACGCAACTAACTTTATACAAACCCATTGCCTGCAATTTAAAAAAACAATTAATGAATAGTAAAACAATCTTTTTAGTAGGAGTAATTGGTGTAATTTTATTTGTAATTAGCTGTGTTATCGGTGGGCTTTTAATCGATAATTATAGCATAACTGGTCAATATATTAGCGAAACTTATGCAATAGATACTGAATACGGAATCGTATTAAGAGTCTTTGGGCATATTCCAAGTGGAATTTTATTTACAATTTTTAGCATTCTTGGATACAAGTATTTTCCTTATTCTAATTTAACTAAAATCGGGTTTTATGGACTTGGTCTATTCTATGGTATCGGAACTATTGTGGTTTCAATATTTCCATGCGATAGTGGTTGTAATACCGAATTTATCGACCCAAGTATTTCACAAGTGATTCATAATTTAGCAGCTTTATTAATATATACTTTTGTACCTAT
It contains:
- a CDS encoding LytR/AlgR family response regulator transcription factor, with protein sequence MKIKAYIKQAYPFYYEDYKKVFILLFGVAIISFLFSYLFEPFDVNQAEQKISSLWIVIVHAFMPIPIAIAYLIILNKTVKDTSQWTIGKEFLQLALLLFLIGLSSFFLRDFIYTNPDNWSFRYLWEEIRNTFLVGSLILMIILPLNLERLLNSNFNFLKQIGTPSSIIMSSNSVHIVTPIPGEQFEINMETFLFAKVESNYIEIVYSSVTGFGKLLKRMTLKEFEEQLNPFPYVFKVHRSYLVNLQTIKSISGNAQGYVLRLKNFSEATIPVSRSKIQEFNRVFTNCNKK
- a CDS encoding GNAT family N-acetyltransferase: MEKIKLDTTIYGFDNDYKHNKDIRASFNILTEITFGFSMEEWYLNGYWSDKYIPYSLLHEDKIISNVSVNIIEFIIEEEKKIGVQIGTVMTKKEYQNRGLNRFLLEKVVDEWKEKSDFIYLFANESVLEFYPKFNFEIVNEYQYSISVNDNGSSSSIKRLNIEDAIEKEFLEETLKMSVPISKVSMHDNASLIMFYCLSIKKNSIYYIDELKAIVIANFEGDTLYLNDAFCVEYLNLGDVIQAMSGKDVKKVVLGFTPLNETSYDRSLLKADDTLFMLKDKVGYFKDKHSMFPVLSHA
- a CDS encoding DUF998 domain-containing protein, which produces MNSKTIFLVGVIGVILFVISCVIGGLLIDNYSITGQYISETYAIDTEYGIVLRVFGHIPSGILFTIFSILGYKYFPYSNLTKIGFYGLGLFYGIGTIVVSIFPCDSGCNTEFIDPSISQVIHNLAALLIYTFVPISIILTGIGLKKFSNYRSLSIIALVLGVLSILFVYILISELNPEFVGLYQRIIESLILIWIIACALKIKRTSGNKELR
- a CDS encoding acyltransferase family protein, which gives rise to MDTTTRRYDLDWLRVIAILAVYFHHLGMPFNGDDFHIMNSESSKLLDDIMVYFEQFRLPLLFLISGTGTVLAFSKRTWKQFSKERTGRLLIPLIFGILFIVPPQTYFQYINEYSSYWQLYKSGRFETNHLWFIENLFIISLLVIPLIIFLKSQKSQGFKTWFERISSHKMGLLLGGLPLIILTIILKRYYPTDSSSLTNLSETFFYTYFFITGILFASSQLFWENLKKYRRFHLIVFTISTVLFYGYYFVPNGSIEPYLSTSVRWDIWYGLCCLLGWCFVLTLLGYVQVYLNKPSLWLKRMNEAIYPFYILHQTVLVIFGYYIIQLNVNIPLKMILLFISSFLVIVLLYRLFIYPFKVTRVLFGMKKKNEKRKNITAIRTKKLV
- a CDS encoding serine hydrolase domain-containing protein, whose amino-acid sequence is MIKIKTALVLLIFGVNLQVCISQDINFSTLDNYFIENVDNGKIAGAITLIAKSDEILHLKSYGYSDIENAVSINTETLIPIASMTKIMTTIAILQLYEKGEFLLDDPIENYIPEFKKVRVLTKPDSSSSEALTIKPTIRDFLRHTSGIVYSDGESYTDKLYLKAGFRQWNKPLEDFISAITEIPLAFQPNKKWNYGYSHDVLGFLVEKVTGTPLNQYFKSTIFNPLNMKNTDFYVPKNKSNKLSNLYRYEKGKLIVEDHRDSSIYNTLPSAISGGGGWWSPYGGVVTSIDDFYILAKMLLNFGSYNNTAILKPETVRLMIANQIGGLDAYGNKYGLGVGVEITDNGDTKEIFWAGGPYNSYFWIDYEKEIIGIMYTNTAPLGHLGMMNTYKELAEDALNN
- a CDS encoding NAD(P)H-dependent oxidoreductase → MDLLEAIEKIKKADHSVWVFPMWWYGYPALMKGFIDRTFLPEITFQPIQGKALPKKLLKGKTARFIITADTPKWYNFLFMKSPAINQFKKGTLEFCGSIPN